A region of the Rhizobium binae genome:
CAGGGATATTGTCATGATCTATGTCGATGCCGATGCCTGCCCGGTGAAGCCGGAAGTCCTGAAAGTTGCCGAACGCCACGGCCTCGAAGTTACCTTCGTCGCCAATTCCGGCCTGCGTCCTTCCCGCGATCCTATGGTTCACAACGTCATCGTCTCCAACGCCTTCGATGCCGCCGACAACTGGATCGCCGAGCACGCCGGTCGGGGCGACGTCGTGGTCACAGCCGACGTGCCGCTCGCCGTGCGCTGCGTCGCCACCGGAGCTTTCGTCAGCGGCCCGACGGGCCGTGTCTTCGACGAGACCAATATCGGCATGGCCAGCGCCATGCGCGATCTCGGCGCGCATTTGCGCGAAACCGGCGAGAGCAAGGGCTATAACGCCGCCTTCAGCCCGAAAGATCGTTCACGTTTCCTCGAAACCTTTGATCGGCTCTGCCGCCGCGCCAAGAGCCTTTCAGCCGAGGCTGGCGGTCAGTCCTGATCACGCGGGCATGAAACGGGTGGCATGGCGGCCATGCGGATTCCTACCTTGAACACAGCCGTCCCCTCACGCATATAGACACGATCGCAGACGACTGCGGCGTCCTGAGGACGCAACCGTCGCGGGGACGGCCTCGCTCTTCAACAAGGAGAGGCTTATGGCCTGGTTTCTGCTTTTTCTCGCTGGTCTTTTCGAATGTGGCTGGGCGATCGGACTTAAATACACTGAGGGTTTCACACGGCCGTTGCCGACGGCACTGACCGTCATCTCGATGGTGGTGAGCGTCGTCTTGCTCGGCA
Encoded here:
- a CDS encoding YaiI/YqxD family protein, whose product is MIYVDADACPVKPEVLKVAERHGLEVTFVANSGLRPSRDPMVHNVIVSNAFDAADNWIAEHAGRGDVVVTADVPLAVRCVATGAFVSGPTGRVFDETNIGMASAMRDLGAHLRETGESKGYNAAFSPKDRSRFLETFDRLCRRAKSLSAEAGGQS